The following coding sequences lie in one Pseudomonas syringae CC1557 genomic window:
- a CDS encoding STAS domain-containing protein, whose translation MTESAVRLVGPGELKMIGVLDFRTGPQLRKQGAALIKSGDLTELTLDCSDVEKSSSVGLALVLAFMRDARDAGKSLTVRSLPQDMREIARVSGLTELLNIH comes from the coding sequence ATGACTGAGTCCGCTGTCCGTCTCGTCGGGCCAGGCGAGCTCAAAATGATCGGAGTGCTGGACTTTCGCACCGGGCCGCAACTGCGCAAGCAGGGCGCGGCACTGATCAAGTCCGGGGATCTGACCGAGTTGACGCTGGACTGTTCGGATGTCGAGAAGTCCAGCAGTGTAGGCCTGGCGCTCGTGCTGGCGTTCATGCGTGACGCCAGGGATGCTGGCAAGTCGCTCACCGTGCGTTCGCTGCCCCAGGATATGCGTGAAATAGCCCGTGTCTCCGGTCTGACCGAGCTATTGAACATTCACTGA
- a CDS encoding Nif3-like dinuclear metal center hexameric protein: MAVALSTLVEEADRYLNSARIQDYCPNGLQVEGRPQVMRIVSGVTASQALLDAAVDAQADLILVHHGYFWKGENPCVVGMKQRRLKTLLKHDISLLAYHLPLDVHPEVGNNVQLARQLDITVEGPLDPENSRVVGLVGSLPEAMTPRDFARRVQDALGREPLLIEGSQMIRRVGWCTGGGQGYIDQAVLEGVDLFLSGEASEQTFHSARENDISFIAAGHHATERYGVQALGDYLARRFALEHIFIDCPNPI, translated from the coding sequence ATGGCTGTTGCCCTGAGCACCCTGGTTGAAGAAGCCGACCGCTACCTGAACAGTGCGCGAATTCAGGATTACTGCCCCAACGGCCTTCAGGTCGAGGGGCGTCCGCAGGTCATGCGCATCGTCAGCGGCGTCACGGCCAGTCAGGCGTTGCTGGATGCTGCGGTCGACGCTCAGGCCGATCTGATTCTGGTCCACCACGGTTACTTCTGGAAGGGCGAAAACCCTTGTGTGGTCGGCATGAAGCAGCGCCGCCTGAAAACCTTGCTCAAACATGACATCAGCCTGCTGGCCTATCATCTGCCGCTGGATGTGCATCCGGAGGTCGGCAATAACGTGCAACTGGCTCGTCAACTGGACATCACCGTCGAGGGGCCGCTGGACCCTGAAAATTCGCGGGTCGTCGGGCTGGTAGGTTCGTTGCCTGAAGCCATGACCCCGCGCGATTTTGCTCGTCGGGTGCAGGACGCACTGGGGCGCGAGCCGCTGCTCATAGAAGGCAGTCAGATGATTCGCCGGGTCGGCTGGTGTACCGGAGGCGGCCAGGGTTATATCGATCAGGCGGTGCTGGAAGGCGTCGACCTGTTCCTGAGTGGCGAAGCGTCAGAGCAGACCTTTCACAGCGCACGGGAAAACGACATCAGCTTTATCGCAGCCGGTCATCACGCCACCGAGCGCTACGGTGTTCAGGCGCTGGGTGATTACCTGGCAAGGCGTTTTGCGCTGGAGCATATCTTTATCGACTGCCCGAACCCGATCTGA
- the murA gene encoding UDP-N-acetylglucosamine 1-carboxyvinyltransferase: MDKLIITGGVRLDGEIRISGAKNSALPILAATLLADGPVTVQNLPHLHDITTMIELFGRMGIEPVIDEKLSVEIDARTIKTLVAPYELVKTMRASILVLGPMVARFGEAEVALPGGCAIGSRPVDLHIRGLEAMGAIIDVEGGYIKAKAPEGGLRGAHFFFDTVSVTGTENIMMAASLANGRSVLQNAAREPEVVDLANFLIAMGAKIHGAGTDTITIDGVKRLGPATYKVMPDRIETGTYLVAAAVTGGRVKVKDTDPTILEAVLLKLQEAGAEITTGEDWIELNMHGKRPKAVNVRTAPYPAFPTDMQAQFISLNAIAEGTGAVIETIFENRFMHVYEMHRMGAQIQVEGNTAIVTGTEVLKGAPVMATDLRASASLVISALVAQGDTLIDRIYHIDRGYECIEEKLQMLGAKIRRVPG, from the coding sequence ATGGATAAACTGATTATTACCGGCGGCGTTCGTCTTGATGGCGAAATTCGTATTTCCGGGGCAAAGAACTCTGCCTTGCCGATCCTTGCCGCGACCTTGCTGGCTGACGGTCCGGTGACTGTTCAGAACCTGCCGCACCTGCACGATATCACCACCATGATCGAGCTGTTCGGTCGCATGGGCATCGAGCCGGTGATCGACGAGAAACTCAGCGTCGAGATCGACGCGCGCACCATCAAGACACTGGTCGCACCGTACGAACTGGTGAAAACCATGCGTGCGTCGATTCTGGTGCTGGGCCCCATGGTCGCTCGCTTCGGTGAGGCCGAGGTGGCTCTGCCGGGTGGTTGCGCCATTGGTTCGCGTCCGGTTGACCTGCACATCCGTGGCCTTGAAGCCATGGGCGCGATCATTGACGTCGAAGGCGGTTACATCAAAGCCAAGGCGCCTGAGGGCGGTTTGCGCGGTGCGCACTTCTTCTTCGATACCGTCAGCGTGACCGGCACTGAAAACATCATGATGGCGGCCAGCCTGGCCAACGGTCGCAGTGTGCTGCAAAACGCTGCGCGCGAGCCTGAGGTTGTCGATCTGGCCAACTTCCTGATCGCCATGGGCGCGAAAATTCACGGTGCAGGCACCGATACCATCACCATTGATGGCGTCAAGCGTCTGGGTCCGGCGACCTATAAGGTCATGCCTGATCGCATCGAGACCGGTACCTACCTGGTGGCTGCTGCCGTTACTGGCGGCCGCGTCAAGGTCAAGGACACTGATCCGACCATTCTGGAAGCGGTGCTGCTCAAACTTCAGGAAGCCGGTGCGGAAATCACCACCGGTGAAGACTGGATCGAACTGAACATGCACGGCAAGCGCCCCAAGGCTGTCAACGTCCGGACCGCGCCATACCCGGCGTTCCCGACCGACATGCAGGCGCAGTTCATCTCGCTCAACGCCATTGCCGAAGGCACCGGTGCAGTCATCGAGACCATCTTCGAAAACCGCTTCATGCACGTGTATGAAATGCACCGCATGGGCGCTCAGATTCAGGTCGAAGGTAATACTGCAATCGTGACCGGTACTGAAGTGCTCAAGGGCGCGCCTGTGATGGCGACCGACCTGCGCGCTTCTGCCAGTCTGGTGATTTCGGCGCTGGTCGCTCAGGGTGACACGCTGATCGACCGTATCTACCACATCGACCGTGGTTACGAGTGCATCGAAGAGAAGCTGCAAATGCTGGGCGCCAAGATCCGCCGCGTTCCGGGCTAG
- the algW gene encoding Do family serine endopeptidase AlgW: MFKALRFFGWPLLAGVLIAMLIIQRYPQWVGLPSLDVNLQQAPQTTTVIQGPTSYADAVIAAAPAVVNLYTTKMVNKGANPLFEDPQFRRFFGDNTPKQKRMESSLGSGVMLSPEGYILTNNHVTTGADQIVVALKDGRETIARVIGNDPETDLAVLKIDLKNLPAITIARSDSIRIGDVALAIGNPFGVGQTVTMGIISATGRNQLGLNTYEDFIQTDAAINPGNSGGALVDASGNLIGINTAIFSKSGGSQGIGFAIPTKLAMDVMKSIIEHGQVIRGWLGIEVQPLTPELAQSFGLKDRPGIVVAGIFRDGPAQKAGLQLGDVILSINGEPAGDGRRSMNQVARTKPKDKIAIDVMRNGKEMRLSAEVGLRPPPAPTPVAAPE, from the coding sequence ATGTTCAAGGCACTGCGCTTTTTCGGCTGGCCACTGCTGGCAGGTGTGCTTATCGCCATGCTGATCATTCAGCGCTACCCGCAGTGGGTCGGTCTGCCGAGCCTGGATGTCAATCTGCAGCAGGCACCGCAAACCACCACAGTCATTCAGGGCCCGACGTCCTATGCCGACGCAGTGATCGCCGCTGCGCCTGCGGTGGTCAACCTCTATACCACCAAGATGGTCAACAAGGGCGCCAACCCACTCTTCGAAGACCCACAGTTTCGACGCTTCTTTGGTGACAACACGCCCAAGCAGAAACGCATGGAATCCAGCCTGGGCTCCGGCGTGATGTTGAGCCCCGAAGGCTACATCCTGACCAACAACCATGTGACCACGGGGGCTGACCAGATCGTGGTGGCACTCAAGGACGGCCGCGAAACCATCGCGAGGGTCATCGGCAACGACCCGGAAACCGACCTGGCCGTTTTGAAGATCGACCTGAAAAACCTTCCGGCCATCACCATTGCGCGCTCCGACAGCATTCGCATCGGTGACGTCGCGCTGGCCATCGGCAACCCGTTCGGCGTCGGACAGACCGTGACGATGGGCATCATCAGCGCTACGGGGCGCAATCAGCTGGGTCTCAACACTTACGAAGACTTCATCCAGACCGACGCCGCCATCAACCCCGGCAACTCCGGTGGCGCACTGGTGGATGCCAGCGGCAACCTGATCGGCATCAATACCGCGATCTTCTCCAAGTCAGGCGGTTCTCAGGGGATTGGCTTTGCCATTCCGACCAAGCTGGCAATGGATGTCATGAAGTCGATCATCGAGCACGGTCAGGTGATTCGTGGCTGGCTGGGCATCGAAGTGCAACCGCTGACTCCGGAACTGGCTCAGTCTTTTGGCTTGAAGGATCGTCCGGGCATCGTGGTGGCAGGCATTTTCCGTGACGGACCGGCGCAGAAAGCCGGGCTGCAATTGGGTGATGTGATTCTGAGCATCAACGGCGAACCTGCCGGTGACGGCCGCCGCTCGATGAACCAGGTAGCGCGCACCAAACCCAAGGACAAGATCGCCATCGACGTGATGCGCAACGGCAAGGAAATGCGCCTGAGCGCCGAAGTCGGCTTGCGTCCACCTCCCGCTCCGACGCCTGTGGCGGCGCCTGAGTGA
- the cysD gene encoding sulfate adenylyltransferase subunit CysD, which yields MVDKLTHLKQLEAESIHIIREVAAEFDNPVMLYSIGKDSAVMLHLARKAFFPGKLPFPVMHVDTRWKFQEMYRFRDQMVKDLGLDLITHINPDGVAQNINPFTHGSAKHTDIMKTEGLKQALDKHGFDAAFGGARRDEEKSRAKERVYSFRDSKHRWDPKNQRPELWNVYNGNVNKGESIRVFPLSNWTELDIWQYIYLEGIPIVPLYFAAERDVIEKNGTLIMIDDDRILEHLTDEEKSRIVKKKVRFRTLGCYPLTGAVESDATSLTDIIQEMLLTRTSERQGRVIDHDGAGSMEEKKRQGYF from the coding sequence ATGGTTGACAAACTGACGCATCTGAAACAGCTGGAGGCGGAGAGCATCCACATCATCCGTGAGGTCGCCGCCGAGTTCGATAACCCGGTGATGCTGTACTCGATCGGCAAGGATTCGGCCGTGATGCTGCATTTGGCGCGCAAGGCATTCTTTCCTGGAAAACTGCCATTCCCGGTCATGCACGTCGATACTCGCTGGAAATTCCAGGAGATGTATCGTTTTCGCGACCAGATGGTCAAGGATCTGGGCCTGGACCTGATTACCCACATCAATCCCGATGGCGTAGCGCAGAATATCAATCCGTTCACCCACGGCAGCGCCAAACACACCGACATCATGAAGACCGAAGGCCTGAAGCAGGCTTTGGACAAACATGGTTTCGATGCCGCTTTCGGCGGTGCCCGACGTGACGAAGAAAAGTCCCGGGCCAAGGAGCGCGTTTATTCGTTCCGCGACAGCAAACACCGCTGGGACCCGAAGAACCAGCGTCCCGAGCTGTGGAATGTCTATAACGGCAACGTCAACAAGGGCGAGTCGATCCGCGTGTTCCCGCTGTCCAACTGGACCGAACTGGACATCTGGCAGTACATCTACCTTGAAGGCATCCCCATCGTACCGCTGTATTTCGCCGCCGAGCGCGACGTGATCGAGAAGAACGGTACGTTGATCATGATCGACGACGATCGCATCCTCGAACATCTGACCGATGAAGAGAAGTCACGCATCGTCAAGAAAAAGGTCCGCTTCCGCACCCTCGGCTGCTACCCGCTGACCGGCGCGGTGGAGTCCGATGCGACCAGCCTGACCGACATCATTCAGGAAATGCTGCTGACGCGAACTTCCGAACGCCAGGGCCGGGTCATCGACCACGACGGCGCTGGGTCGATGGAAGAGAAGAAACGTCAGGGTTATTTCTAA
- the cysN gene encoding sulfate adenylyltransferase subunit CysN, whose product MSHQSDLISEDILAYLGQHERKEMLRFLTCGNVDDGKSTLIGRLLHDSKMIYEDHLEAITRDSKKSGTTGDDVDLALLVDGLQAEREQGITIDVAYRYFSTAKRKFIIADTPGHEQYTRNMATGASTCDLAIILVDARYGVQTQTRRHSYIASLLGIKHIVVAINKMDLNGFDESVFESIKADYLKFADGIAFKPTTMAFVPMSALKGDNVVNKSERSPWYTGQSLMEILETVEIANDRNYTDLRFPVQYVNRPNLNFRGFAGTLASGIVHKGDEIVVLPSGKSSRVKSIVTFEGELEQAGPGQAVTLTMEDEIDISRGDLLVHADNVPLVSDAFDAMLVWMAEEPMLPGKKYDIKRATSYVPGSIASITHRVDVNTLEEGPASSLQLNEIGRVKVSLDAPIALDGYDSNRTTGAFIVIDRLTNGTVAAGMIIAKPVSAGGSQHHGELAHVSTEERAQRFGQQPATVLFSGLSGAGKSTLAYAVERRLFDMGRAVYVLDGQNLRHDLNKGLSQDRAGRTENWSRAAHVARQFNEAGLLTLAAFVAPDAEGRERAKVLIGKERLITVYVQASPAVCRERDPQGLYAADGDNIPGESFPYDVPLNADLVIDTQTFSVEESVRQVLELLRERGAI is encoded by the coding sequence ATGTCGCATCAATCTGATTTGATCAGCGAGGACATCCTCGCCTATCTGGGCCAGCACGAACGCAAGGAAATGCTGCGCTTTCTTACCTGTGGCAACGTCGATGACGGCAAGAGCACGCTGATCGGCCGTCTGCTGCACGACTCGAAGATGATCTACGAAGACCATCTGGAAGCCATTACCCGCGATTCGAAGAAGTCCGGCACTACCGGCGATGATGTCGATCTGGCGTTGCTGGTAGACGGCCTGCAGGCCGAACGCGAGCAGGGCATCACCATCGATGTCGCCTATCGCTATTTCTCGACCGCCAAGCGCAAATTCATCATTGCCGATACCCCGGGCCACGAGCAGTACACCCGCAACATGGCCACTGGTGCATCAACCTGTGACCTGGCGATCATTCTGGTGGACGCGCGCTATGGCGTGCAGACCCAGACCCGGCGTCACAGCTACATCGCTTCGCTGCTGGGCATCAAGCACATCGTCGTCGCCATCAACAAGATGGACCTCAACGGTTTCGATGAAAGCGTCTTCGAGTCGATCAAGGCGGACTACCTCAAGTTTGCCGACGGTATTGCCTTCAAGCCGACCACCATGGCGTTCGTGCCGATGTCGGCGCTCAAGGGCGACAACGTGGTGAACAAGAGCGAGCGTTCGCCCTGGTACACCGGTCAGTCCTTGATGGAGATTCTTGAAACCGTTGAAATCGCCAACGACCGCAACTACACCGACCTGCGATTCCCGGTGCAGTACGTCAATCGTCCAAACCTCAACTTCCGTGGTTTTGCCGGTACGCTGGCCAGCGGCATCGTGCATAAGGGTGATGAAATCGTCGTGCTGCCTTCGGGCAAGAGCAGCCGCGTGAAGTCCATCGTCACGTTCGAGGGCGAACTGGAGCAGGCTGGACCGGGTCAGGCGGTGACGCTGACCATGGAAGACGAGATCGACATCTCCCGTGGTGATTTGTTGGTGCATGCCGACAACGTTCCGTTGGTCAGCGATGCGTTCGACGCCATGCTGGTGTGGATGGCTGAAGAACCGATGCTGCCGGGCAAGAAGTACGACATCAAGCGTGCGACCAGTTACGTGCCGGGCTCGATTGCCAGCATCACTCATCGGGTCGATGTGAACACGCTGGAAGAAGGGCCTGCGAGCTCCTTGCAGTTGAACGAGATCGGCCGCGTCAAAGTCAGCCTTGATGCCCCCATCGCGCTGGATGGCTACGACAGTAACCGCACCACCGGCGCCTTCATCGTTATCGATCGGTTGACCAACGGCACCGTGGCGGCGGGCATGATCATCGCCAAGCCGGTTTCGGCGGGTGGCTCGCAGCATCATGGCGAGCTGGCTCACGTATCCACCGAAGAACGTGCGCAGCGTTTCGGACAACAGCCTGCCACGGTGCTGTTCAGCGGATTGTCTGGCGCAGGCAAGAGCACACTGGCGTATGCGGTCGAGCGCCGGTTGTTCGACATGGGCCGTGCGGTCTATGTGCTGGACGGCCAGAACCTGCGTCATGACCTGAACAAGGGCTTGTCCCAGGATCGTGCCGGGCGTACTGAGAACTGGAGTCGTGCCGCGCATGTCGCGCGTCAGTTCAACGAAGCGGGCTTACTGACTTTGGCCGCGTTTGTTGCACCGGATGCCGAAGGGCGTGAGCGCGCCAAGGTGTTGATCGGCAAGGAGCGTCTGATCACTGTCTACGTCCAGGCCTCGCCAGCTGTCTGCCGCGAACGCGATCCGCAAGGCCTGTATGCCGCCGATGGCGATAACATTCCGGGCGAGTCCTTCCCGTATGACGTGCCCCTGAATGCCGATCTGGTGATCGACACGCAGACATTCAGCGTGGAAGAAAGCGTCAGGCAGGTGCTGGAGCTGCTGCGTGAGCGCGGCGCGATCTGA
- a CDS encoding MlaC/ttg2D family ABC transporter substrate-binding protein: protein MISILRRGLLVLLATLPMLANAAATPSAHDLVERTTKELLSDLATNREQYKANPSAFYDALNRIVGPVVDADGISKSIMTVKYSRKATPDQVKRFEENFKRSLMQFYGNALLEFNNQGITVAPAKDEGDDRTSVDMQVKGSNGAVYPVSYTLVKLNGEWKVRNVVINGINIGKLFRDQFADAMQRNGNNLDTTINNWAGEVAKTKSTVDAAQKPAQ, encoded by the coding sequence ATGATCTCTATTCTGCGCCGTGGCCTGCTGGTATTGCTGGCCACCCTGCCAATGCTGGCGAATGCCGCGGCGACCCCCTCGGCTCATGATCTGGTGGAACGCACCACCAAGGAATTGCTGAGTGACCTGGCGACCAATCGTGAGCAATACAAAGCCAATCCAAGCGCGTTCTACGATGCGCTGAACCGGATTGTCGGCCCTGTCGTGGACGCGGATGGCATTTCCAAAAGCATCATGACCGTCAAGTATTCCCGCAAGGCAACGCCTGATCAGGTGAAGCGGTTCGAAGAAAACTTCAAACGCAGCCTGATGCAGTTCTATGGCAATGCCTTGCTTGAATTCAACAATCAGGGCATCACCGTTGCACCTGCCAAAGACGAAGGCGATGACCGCACCAGCGTGGACATGCAGGTTAAGGGCAGCAATGGCGCGGTCTATCCGGTTTCCTACACGCTGGTCAAGCTGAACGGCGAGTGGAAGGTACGTAACGTTGTCATCAACGGTATCAATATCGGCAAGCTGTTCCGTGATCAGTTCGCCGACGCCATGCAGCGTAACGGCAACAACCTGGACACCACGATCAACAACTGGGCTGGCGAGGTCGCCAAGACCAAGTCCACCGTAGACGCTGCGCAGAAGCCTGCACAATGA
- the hisD gene encoding histidinol dehydrogenase has protein sequence MTTPTAIRRLDAADPDFARHLDHLLSWESVSDDSVNLRVLDIIKAVRERGDAALVEFTQKFDGLQVASMADLILPRERLELALTRITPVQREALEKAAERVRSYHEKQKQDSWSYTEADGTVLGQKVTPLDRAGLYVPGGKASYPSSVLMNAIPAKVAGVTEVVMVVPTPRGEINELVLAAACIAGVDRVFTIGGAQAVAALAYGTESVPKVDKVVGPGNIYVATAKRHVFGQVGIDMIAGPSEILVVCDGQTDPDWIAMDLFSQAEHDEDAQAILVSPDAEFLDKVAASITRLLPTMERAAIVETSINGRGALIKVADMAQAIEVANRIAPEHLELSVADPEAWLPHIRHAGAIFMGRHTSEALGDYCAGPNHVLPTSGTARFSSPLGVYDFQKRSSIIYCSPQGASELGKTASVLARGESLSGHARSAEYRITDPDWKAGNTEDGK, from the coding sequence ATGACCACGCCCACTGCAATTCGCCGACTCGACGCTGCTGACCCGGATTTCGCACGACATCTGGATCATCTGCTGAGCTGGGAAAGTGTGTCTGACGACTCGGTCAACCTGCGCGTGCTCGACATCATCAAGGCCGTGCGTGAGCGTGGCGATGCAGCACTGGTCGAGTTCACCCAGAAGTTTGATGGTCTGCAAGTCGCCTCAATGGCCGATCTGATTCTGCCTCGCGAACGTCTGGAGCTGGCGCTGACCCGCATTACGCCGGTTCAGCGCGAAGCACTGGAAAAGGCCGCCGAGCGCGTGCGCAGCTACCACGAGAAGCAGAAGCAGGATTCCTGGAGCTATACCGAGGCTGATGGCACGGTGCTGGGCCAGAAAGTCACGCCGTTGGACCGCGCCGGTTTGTATGTGCCCGGCGGCAAGGCTTCCTACCCGTCTTCGGTGTTGATGAATGCCATCCCGGCGAAAGTTGCCGGCGTGACCGAAGTGGTCATGGTCGTGCCGACGCCGCGTGGCGAAATCAACGAGCTGGTGTTGGCCGCTGCGTGCATCGCTGGCGTTGACCGGGTGTTTACCATTGGTGGTGCGCAGGCGGTTGCAGCCCTGGCTTACGGCACGGAAAGTGTGCCGAAGGTGGATAAAGTCGTCGGCCCTGGCAACATCTATGTCGCCACTGCCAAGCGCCATGTGTTCGGTCAGGTGGGCATCGACATGATTGCCGGTCCGTCCGAGATTCTGGTGGTGTGCGACGGCCAGACTGATCCTGACTGGATCGCCATGGACCTGTTTTCCCAGGCTGAGCACGACGAAGATGCCCAGGCGATTCTGGTCAGCCCGGACGCCGAGTTTCTCGACAAGGTCGCGGCCAGTATCACCCGCTTGCTGCCGACCATGGAGCGCGCGGCGATTGTCGAAACCTCGATCAACGGCCGCGGTGCGCTGATCAAGGTGGCGGACATGGCTCAGGCGATCGAAGTGGCCAACCGCATTGCACCTGAACACCTTGAGTTGTCGGTGGCCGATCCTGAAGCCTGGCTGCCGCATATTCGCCACGCAGGCGCAATCTTCATGGGGCGTCATACCTCGGAAGCACTGGGCGATTACTGTGCCGGTCCCAATCATGTCTTGCCGACTTCAGGTACGGCGCGTTTCTCCTCGCCGCTGGGCGTTTACGATTTTCAAAAGCGTTCCTCGATCATCTATTGCTCACCGCAGGGTGCGTCCGAGCTGGGTAAAACCGCTTCCGTACTGGCTCGCGGTGAATCGCTGAGTGGTCACGCGCGCAGCGCCGAATACCGCATCACAGACCCCGACTGGAAAGCTGGCAACACAGAGGACGGCAAATAA
- the hisC gene encoding histidinol-phosphate transaminase has product MSKFWSPFVSGLVPYVPGEQPKLTRLVKLNTNENPYGPSPKALEAMRVALTDDLRLYPDPNSDLLKHAVASYYSVQPNQVFLGNGSDEVLAHIFHALFQHNAPLLFPDISYSFYPVYCGLYGIDYEVIPLDEQFQIRAEDYARPNAGIIFPNPNAPTGCLLGLDAVEQIIKASPDSVVVVDEAYIDFGGETAITLVDRYPNLLVTQTLSKSRSLAGLRVGLAVGHPDLIEALERVKNSFNSYPLDRMANVGGAAAFEDREHFESTRNKVIESREALVEQLQAKGFEVLPSAANFIFARHPQHDAAGLAAKLREQGVIVRHFKQQRIAQFLRISIGTPEQHEALLEGLSGI; this is encoded by the coding sequence ATGAGCAAATTCTGGAGCCCTTTCGTCAGCGGACTGGTGCCTTACGTGCCGGGCGAGCAGCCGAAACTGACCAGGCTGGTCAAACTCAATACCAACGAAAACCCGTACGGCCCGTCGCCCAAGGCGCTTGAGGCCATGCGTGTTGCGCTGACCGACGATCTGCGTCTGTATCCCGATCCCAACAGCGACCTGCTCAAGCATGCGGTCGCCAGCTATTACAGCGTGCAGCCCAATCAAGTGTTTCTCGGCAACGGTTCCGACGAAGTACTGGCACACATCTTCCACGCATTGTTTCAGCACAATGCGCCGCTGCTGTTCCCGGACATCAGCTACAGCTTCTACCCGGTGTACTGCGGCCTTTATGGCATTGATTATGAAGTGATCCCACTGGACGAGCAGTTCCAGATTCGCGCCGAAGACTACGCCAGGCCGAATGCCGGGATCATCTTCCCCAACCCGAACGCACCGACTGGCTGCTTGCTGGGCCTGGACGCGGTCGAGCAGATCATCAAGGCCAGCCCGGATTCGGTGGTGGTGGTCGACGAGGCGTACATAGACTTTGGCGGCGAAACCGCGATCACACTGGTGGATCGTTATCCGAACCTGCTGGTGACCCAAACGCTGTCCAAGTCACGCTCGCTGGCCGGATTGCGGGTTGGCTTGGCAGTGGGGCATCCGGACCTGATCGAAGCACTGGAGCGGGTCAAGAACAGCTTCAACTCCTACCCGCTTGACCGCATGGCCAACGTCGGCGGGGCAGCGGCTTTCGAGGATCGCGAACACTTCGAATCGACGCGCAACAAAGTCATTGAAAGTCGTGAAGCGTTGGTCGAGCAGTTGCAGGCCAAGGGTTTTGAAGTGCTGCCCTCGGCCGCCAACTTCATCTTCGCCCGCCACCCACAGCACGACGCTGCCGGCCTGGCGGCAAAGCTGCGCGAGCAGGGCGTCATCGTCCGCCACTTCAAACAGCAGCGAATTGCCCAGTTCCTGCGCATCAGCATCGGCACGCCAGAGCAGCACGAAGCGTTATTGGAAGGCTTGAGCGGGATTTAA
- the hisG gene encoding ATP phosphoribosyltransferase, which produces MLTIALSKGRILDDTLPLLAEAGIVPTENPDKSRKLIIPTTQADVRLLIVRATDVPTYVEHGAADLGVAGKDVLMEYTGQGLYEPLDLQIARCRLMTAGAIGAVEPKGRLRVATKFVNVAKRYYAEQGRQVDIIKLYGSMELAPLIGLADKIIDVVDTGNTLRANGLEPQELIAHISSRLVVNKASMKMQHARIQALIDTLRKAVESRHRG; this is translated from the coding sequence ATGTTGACCATCGCACTGTCCAAGGGCCGCATTCTGGATGACACCCTGCCGCTTCTCGCCGAAGCAGGCATCGTGCCGACCGAGAATCCGGACAAGAGCCGCAAGCTCATCATCCCCACGACCCAGGCTGACGTACGTCTGCTGATCGTGCGCGCAACCGACGTGCCGACTTACGTCGAGCATGGCGCAGCCGACCTGGGTGTCGCGGGCAAGGATGTGCTGATGGAATACACCGGTCAGGGCCTCTACGAGCCGCTGGACTTGCAGATAGCCAGATGCAGGCTCATGACTGCTGGTGCAATCGGCGCCGTCGAGCCCAAGGGCCGTCTGCGCGTTGCCACCAAGTTCGTCAATGTTGCCAAGCGTTACTACGCCGAGCAGGGTCGACAGGTCGACATCATCAAGCTTTACGGCTCCATGGAGCTGGCTCCGCTGATCGGTTTGGCGGACAAGATCATCGACGTGGTCGACACCGGCAACACTTTGCGTGCCAACGGTTTGGAGCCGCAGGAGCTGATTGCGCACATCAGTTCGCGCCTGGTAGTAAACAAGGCTTCCATGAAAATGCAGCACGCGCGCATCCAGGCGCTTATCGACACCCTGCGCAAAGCAGTGGAGTCGCGACACCGCGGTTGA
- a CDS encoding BolA family protein encodes MQAVEVKSFLEGKLPEIKVEVEGEGCNFQLNIISDELASLSPVKRQQQIYTHLNPWIADGSIHAVTMKFFSRAAWTERT; translated from the coding sequence ATGCAGGCTGTAGAAGTGAAGAGCTTCCTTGAAGGAAAGCTGCCGGAAATCAAAGTGGAAGTTGAAGGCGAAGGCTGCAACTTTCAGCTGAACATTATCAGTGACGAGTTGGCCAGCCTGAGCCCCGTCAAGCGTCAGCAACAGATTTACACCCATCTGAACCCCTGGATTGCCGATGGCAGCATCCACGCGGTGACCATGAAATTTTTCAGCCGCGCTGCGTGGACCGAGCGTACCTGA